Proteins from one Parasteatoda tepidariorum isolate YZ-2023 chromosome 4, CAS_Ptep_4.0, whole genome shotgun sequence genomic window:
- the LOC139425514 gene encoding uncharacterized protein → MKLLMTLIFAGCAFIIIEGLPVTSEDVKEQAEQDYNHHQELIKNSNQDLEDKVHRDRGYAYEKAYAYSRETAYLDFYDDKGTLNAEDIVKKFSGES, encoded by the coding sequence TTGATGACTCTCATTTTCGCTGGATGCGCCTTCATTATTATTGAAGGTTTGCCGGTGACGAGTGAAGATGTGAAAGAACAGGCCGAACAAGATTACAACCATCATCAGGAactcattaaaaattctaaccAAGACTTGGAAGACAAGGTTCATAGAGACCGAGGATATGCTTACGAGAAGGCTTACGCTTATTCCAGGGAAACAGCTTACCTCGACTTTTATGACGATAAAGGAACGCTGAACGCCGAAGATATCGTTAAGAAGTTTTCAGGAGAATCTTGA